Below is a genomic region from Pseudazoarcus pumilus.
CACCTCTCCGCAACTGCGCTCGGCTTCCTTCGTGGTGGTCAGCGAGCGTACCGGGCAGGTACTGGTCGAGCAGAACGCCACCAAGGCGGCTCCGATTGCTTCCATCACCAAGCTGATGACGGCCATGGTCGTGCTCGATGCGCGTCAGAGCCTGTCCGAAACCCTGCGCGTCACCTCCGACGACATCGACCGCCTCAAGAATTCCGGCTCGCGCCTGCGTGTGGGCACGCGGCTGACGCGCGAGGAGATGCTCAACCTGGCGCTGATGTCGTCCGAGAACCGCGCCGCCTCCGCGCTGGCGCGTTACTACCCGGGCGGCACGCGTGCCTTCGTCAACGCGATGAACGTCAAGGCGCGCATGCTCGGCCTGGCCGACACGCGCTTTGCCGACAGCAGCGGGCTCGATCCGCGCAACGTCTCCAGCCCGCGTGATCTGGTGCGCCTGGTCTCGGTTGCTGCCACGTATCCGCTGGTGCGCGAGTTCTCGACTCGCGAAGAGCGCTACGTCAAGCTCGGCGGGCGCATGGAGCGCTTCGGCAATTCCAACCCGCTGGTGCGCGACGACACCTGGCAGGTCGGCGTATCCAAGACCGGCTTCATCCGCGAGGCCGGGCGCTGTCTGGTCATGCAGGCCTGGGTGCGCGACGAGCCGGTGATCATGGTGCTGCTCAACTCGCAGGGTACGTGGACGCGCACCGCCGACGCCAAGCGCGTCAAGGCCTGGCTGGAAACCCTCGACACCGAACGGGTGGCCGCACTCGCTCCGGGCAGCGGCGGCTGAATCGGTTACTGCGAAAACCGCCACCGCCTCCCGTAGGTCGCCGATGAGCCGCAGGCGAATTGCGACACCCCGGCCAACCGCAGCCACCACCGAATGGCACGTCGAGCGGCACGGTGGATGTCGCACCTCGCTTCGCTCGCCACGACCTACGACCACGCGACCTGCGGAAACGGCGTCGCCGCTTCGCTGGACGCCACCGCCCCGGTAGGCGAGAATCGACGCATTCCCCGCAGCTTCCGCCCCGTACACGGGCATTTCCTCATGCGAATGCGTTTTACCAAGATGCACGGACTGGGCAACGACTTCGTCGTCGTCGACGCCACGCGTGCGCCGGCCGAGCTCACGCCCGAGCGCGTGCGCGCGATCGCCGACCGGCATTTCGGCGTCGGCTGCGATCAGTTGCTGGTGGTCGAGCCGCCCACGCGCGCGGATGTCGACTTCCGCTACCGCATCTTCAATGCCGACGGCGGCGAGGTCGAGCAGTGCGGCAACGGCGCGCGCTGCTTCGTGCGCTTCGTGCACGACAAGGGCCTCACCGCCAAGCGGCGCATCCGCGTGGAGACGTGCTCGGGCGTGATCGAGCCGTATCTCGAGGACGACGGTCTGGTCACGGTGGACATGGGCGTGCCCGTGCTCGAGCCGGCCGAGATTCCGTTTCGGTCTGATTCGCGCGAGTTGGTGCAGGCGCTCGAACTGACCGACGACACGCGCATCGCCATCACCGCCGTGTCCATGGGTAACCCGCACGCCGTGCATGTGGTCGCCGACATCGATTCCGCACCGGTTGCCACCCTGGGTCCGCTGATCGAGTCGCACGAACGCTTTCCGGCGCGCGTCAACGCCGGCTTCATGCAGGTGCTCGACGAACACGCGGTGCGTCTGCGCGTGTTCGAGCGCGGCGCCGGCGAGACGCTGGCCTGCGGCACCGGCGCCTGCGCGGCGGTGGTCGCCGGCGTGCTGCGCGGCCTGCTCGCCTCGCCGGTACGCGTTGCCACGCGCGGTGGCGAACTGACGATCGCCTGGGACGGGGCGGGCACGCCGGTGCACATGACCGGGCCGGCCGTGACGGTGTTCGAAGGCGAAATCGAACTGGCATGATGCACGAACCCGCCAACCCTCTTCCGGAGCCTGGTCGATGAATCCAGAACAGGTCGCGCAGTATCTGCGCGAACATCCCGACTTCCTCACCGAGCACGGCGACATCTTCGTCGAGGTCACCGTGCCCCATCCGCAGGGCGGGCAGGCGATCACGCTGGCCGAGCGCCAGTTGCACGCCTTGCGCGACAAGATCCGTGAACTCGAGGCCAAGCTCGTCGAACTCATCCGCTACGGCGAGGAAAACGACGAGATCGGCGCCAAGCTGCACCGGCTCACGGTCGGGCTGATCGTCGCCGACCGTTTCGCCACGCTCGAGGACACGCTGATGCACAGTCTGCGCGAGGATTTCGCCGTGCCCCACGTGGCGTTGCGCGTCTGGAACACGGTGGTCATGCCGGAGGGCACGGCCTTCGAGCCAGTCAGCGAGGAACTGCGTTTCCAGGTCGCGGAGATGCGCCATCCGCAATGCGGCGCGCCGGCCAATCTGGAAGCGCTGGCGTGGTTCGGCGACGCTGCCGCGCATGTGCGCTCGGTCGCGCTGGTGCCGCTGCGCGCAGATGGGCAGGTGATCGGCCTGCTCGAGCTGGCCAGCGAGGAAGCCGAGCGCTTCTACGCCGAGATGGGCACGCTGTACCTGTCCCGCCTGGGCGAGCTGGTCGCCGCCGCGCTGCGCCGCATACTGGGCTGAAACAGCCATGACGGGCGACACCGATCCGGACGTCGCCGCCTGGCTGGAATGGCTGGCCAGCCAGCGCCGCGCCTCGGCGCTGACGCTCACCGCCTATGCACGCGAACTCGCCCGCCTGAGCGAGCTGGCCGCGCCGACGCCGCTGGCACGACTGGCCCCGCACGACATCCGCCGTTTCGCAGGCCGCTTGCACGCGGCCGGACTGGGCAGCCGCTCGATCGCGCGCGCGCTGTCCGCATGGCGGGGTTTCTATCGCTGGATGACGCATTACCGCGATCTCGCCGCCAATCCGGTCGAGCATGTGCGCCCGCCGCGCGCGCCCACGCGTCTGCCGCGAGCCTTGTCGCCCGACCAGGCGGCGGCGCTGCTCGAGCGCCAGCCCGAGGACGGGTTGCAACTGCGCGACCGCGCAATGTTCGAGCTGTTCTATTCGTCCGGCCTGCGTCTGGCCGAACTCGTCTCGCTCGATGTGGGGCACGGCATCGACCGTCTCGATGCCACGGTCACGGTGTTGGGCAAGCGCGGCAAGACGCGCAGCGTGCCGGTGGGCAGGGCCGCGCTCGCGGCACTCGATGCCTGGCTCGTCGAGCGGCCGGGCTTCGCCCGCCCGGACGAATCCGCGCTGTTCGTCACGCGTACCGGCACGCGCATGAGTTCCGGTGCGGTGCGCAGCCGGCTGGACCTGTGGGCCAGGCGCTGCGCGCTGGGCGTGCACGTGCATCCGCACATGCTGCGCCACAGTTTCGCCAGCCATGTGCTGCAATCCAGCGGCGACCTTCGCGCGGTGCAGGAGCTGCTCGGTCACGCCAGCATCCGCAGCACGCAGGTGTATACCCACCTCGATTTCCAGCATCTGGCGAAGGTCTACGACGCTGCCCATCCGCGCGCACGCCGCAAGTAGAGGCAGTGAGTTGCAGGCGCGAGCGACGTTGCTTTGCTTCGTTGGCTGAGCCGTATTCGAATTTTCCGGGATACGCACTTGCGCTGCATCAAGGCAGGCCTGTGTGCCGCCCGGCACGATGC
It encodes:
- a CDS encoding serine hydrolase, with product MKFRIKAMFAGCALVLGAASTPALADGTSPQLRSASFVVVSERTGQVLVEQNATKAAPIASITKLMTAMVVLDARQSLSETLRVTSDDIDRLKNSGSRLRVGTRLTREEMLNLALMSSENRAASALARYYPGGTRAFVNAMNVKARMLGLADTRFADSSGLDPRNVSSPRDLVRLVSVAATYPLVREFSTREERYVKLGGRMERFGNSNPLVRDDTWQVGVSKTGFIREAGRCLVMQAWVRDEPVIMVLLNSQGTWTRTADAKRVKAWLETLDTERVAALAPGSGG
- the dapF gene encoding diaminopimelate epimerase, which codes for MRMRFTKMHGLGNDFVVVDATRAPAELTPERVRAIADRHFGVGCDQLLVVEPPTRADVDFRYRIFNADGGEVEQCGNGARCFVRFVHDKGLTAKRRIRVETCSGVIEPYLEDDGLVTVDMGVPVLEPAEIPFRSDSRELVQALELTDDTRIAITAVSMGNPHAVHVVADIDSAPVATLGPLIESHERFPARVNAGFMQVLDEHAVRLRVFERGAGETLACGTGACAAVVAGVLRGLLASPVRVATRGGELTIAWDGAGTPVHMTGPAVTVFEGEIELA
- a CDS encoding DUF484 family protein, whose protein sequence is MNPEQVAQYLREHPDFLTEHGDIFVEVTVPHPQGGQAITLAERQLHALRDKIRELEAKLVELIRYGEENDEIGAKLHRLTVGLIVADRFATLEDTLMHSLREDFAVPHVALRVWNTVVMPEGTAFEPVSEELRFQVAEMRHPQCGAPANLEALAWFGDAAAHVRSVALVPLRADGQVIGLLELASEEAERFYAEMGTLYLSRLGELVAAALRRILG
- a CDS encoding tyrosine recombinase XerC, with amino-acid sequence MTGDTDPDVAAWLEWLASQRRASALTLTAYARELARLSELAAPTPLARLAPHDIRRFAGRLHAAGLGSRSIARALSAWRGFYRWMTHYRDLAANPVEHVRPPRAPTRLPRALSPDQAAALLERQPEDGLQLRDRAMFELFYSSGLRLAELVSLDVGHGIDRLDATVTVLGKRGKTRSVPVGRAALAALDAWLVERPGFARPDESALFVTRTGTRMSSGAVRSRLDLWARRCALGVHVHPHMLRHSFASHVLQSSGDLRAVQELLGHASIRSTQVYTHLDFQHLAKVYDAAHPRARRK